The Ignavibacteriota bacterium genome contains the following window.
GGAACAATTCCAAGACTTGCTGCCGTACTTGTTGCCGAATCAACTGCAAAAATAGCAGAGAAACCTGAAATAGTACCGTTATTATGCCAAATTGTGCTTTCCTCTGTGGAAGCTACATTTTGATTAAATTTGTATCCTGCTTGTAATCTTGTATTTGTAACAAAACTCCACATCGCAGGATTTCTTAAATTTATCGAATTTTCAGCTGGGAAAGCAATTTGAGTACCTGCAAGTCCGGTATAAGATGCATTGCCTCCGTAATTGATGTCTCCGACACCCAGAATCGAAAAATTTGAACCACCTTGCGACAGAATAATCAGAGGAGATAAAAACAGTAAAATTGCAATACCAAAAGATAATTTTAATTTCATTTCCCGGGCTCCAGATAAGCAGGATTAAGAGAGTAAATTATTTTTAAAGTTGGGCGTTTGGATTCATCGGGTTCATCAAGTCCGAAAAAAGTAAGCCTTTCAAGCTCTCGGGACTGATTTTCAATTGCATAGGGAGTCAATTCTAATGTGAATTTGCCACTGAACTTATTGATATATTGAAATATCGATGTCAGACTTGGAAAAATGTACTTATTTGTACCAGCTTGTCTGAATCCAGTATAATTGAAAAAATTACTTTTCTGTTCATCAATATAATAGCCCATTTCTATCACGGAATCAAGGGGTACATTACCGGCACGAGAATTTTCAGGGTCTAAAGTTAATTCGAACTGTACTTTATGAAATCCGGAATATTTGGGGATCATTGTGATATCAAAATCAAATTTAGTCCAATAATTCAAACCATTCTGGATTACCACTTTTTCTGTGTCGGGTATAGATGATTTTAAATATGAAACATCAATGCCGGAAACCAGATTCAGGTATTTTGTTGTATCAGCTTGGGCATCCTTATACTTAACAACTACTGTTGATGATAATAATTTTGCAGGAGCTGCTGCTTCAAATCTATGAATGACATTAGTGTTTGGTTTAGGAATAAATGCAAGCCCCCAATTGGGAATTCTTTTTGGAACCATTGATTGTGAAGTTGAATCGAAAACTGTTTCTGTTTTGAGCCATTCGATAATCAGATCATGTGGTAGTTCAATTTTGATAGGGTCAATAGTATCAGCAAGCTGAATATTACCTTCCCACTGACCTATTTTTTGAGTTGAGAAGTAATTTGCAGGACTAACCATGACTGAATCATAAGTTGTTGATTCAGGAGTCCAGCGTCTTATTACCTGATAAATATCAAAACCGAAACTTCCTCCGAGAGTATCACCATAAGCATATCTGTCAGGATACAAGGTAAGTTCAGCCGATTCAATTAAATCAACTGTAATATTGCCAAGAGTATCAGGTAAATAAGCAAAATTAATAAGGCTTATAGCTTCCATATCCTCAAATTTTCCTATGAAAACTGAGCCATTGTTAAAAATTGGTAACTTCGGTGAATAAACAGATTTACCAGTAATAATCATAGTGTCAAGTGAACTTAAGAAACTTACTGCTACTGTATCAGGTAGAAGATTTATTGCCAAATCACTTGGTTTGTCATTGCAAGAAATCAAGCTTACAAATAAAACTGTCGCAATAACTAATGAAAAAATCCGATTTATCATATAAAATTTTTACTCTTTCATTATTGTTCTGTAAATATTGTCGTATTCCTTTGCTCCTCCAGACCAGCTGAAATCTTTATCCAAAGCATTTCGGATAATTCTTTTGAAATCTGTCTTGTTACTGTACAAATTGACAGCTCTTGAAATTGCATCAGAAAAATCTTTTTTATCATAATTTGTAAAGACGATTGAATTACCAGTTTGGGTAGCATCATTGTAATTTTCTGTAGAATCCTTCATTCCTCCTGTATGACGCACAATTGGAATAGTACCGTATTTCATGGAATACATTACATTTAACCCACAAGGCTCATACATTGAAGGCAACATCAAGAAATCAGCTCCCGCTTCAATTTGATGAGATAAGTCTTCGTCAAAAGCGAAAACCGCTTTGAATTTTTCCGGATATTTTTTCTCAATTTCCGCAAGTTGTATTTTGAGCTCATTATCACCCTGCCCAAGAAGTAGAATCTGCAAATCATTATTTAGAATTTTTTCAGCTGTTTCTATTAGTAGAGAAACACCCTTTTGATACCCAATTCTTGGTATAAATCCGAGGAGGGGCTTTTCCGGGGCAACAGGAAGTCCAAACTGCCGTTGCAGAAATACTTTGTTTGAAATTTTGAAATCATCAAAATCATCTTCTAATTTTTGGTGAATCAGTTTATCTCTCCGTGGATTCCAAATGTAATCGTCAATTCCATTGAGGATACCTTTGAAATAACCGACTTTACTTTTCAATACATAATTAAGTTCGTTTCCATAAGTTGTATCATCTAATAATTCATTTGCATAACTTGGACTTACTGTTGTGATATAATTTGATAATTCTAAGCCGCCTTTAAGAAAATTCATCATATCTTTATGAATAAAAACTTCCTTCAATTCGTTGCTGAGTTCTGTTTTTAAGAGTTCTTCCAAGGGAAATACACCCTGTCTATAAAAATTATGTATTGTGAAAACTACTTTGGTTTTGTTAAATTTACCGGCATAATTGTTCTTCATAAAGGCAGGTATTAGTGCAGTTTGCCAGTCATTACAATGAATTATGTCAGGGATCCACTTTAGTCTTACACAAGTTTCAAGAGCGCTTTTAGCAAAAAATATAAATCTCTCGGCATTATCAGGATATGCAGACCAATTAATCGGGTCGTGGTAAATACCTTTTCGTTGTTCAAAATAATCCTGATTAGATGAGAAATAGACTTGTACTTTATTCTTTTTTGATATGATTGTAGCCGATTTTATATTAGCTAATTCAGTTTTGTCACCAACAGCAATTTCTACATCTCTAAGTCGGCTTACATTATGAATTTTGCTTCGTCGCTCGTTCAGAACCCCATATTTTGGACATATAACCCTTATATCATGCTGAAGTTCGCGTATGGCAAGAGGTAATGAATGCGACACATCAGCAATGCCACTTTCTTTTGCGAAAGGATATACTTCGCTTGAAACGAATAATACTTTGAAACTCTTTGCCATTATTTAAAAAATCATAAATACAAAATTATAGAATTACAAAAATAAGCAAATTCAGACAATTTCATTCATTATAATAAAATTTAACTCAATTTTTTATTTGAAAAGTGTACTAAATTACATAATTAGACTTTGCTAAAAAATAATTAGTTTAATTAATTATTTTTTTTTATTTTTACAGTTATTCTTATG
Protein-coding sequences here:
- a CDS encoding glycogen synthase, with the translated sequence MAKSFKVLFVSSEVYPFAKESGIADVSHSLPLAIRELQHDIRVICPKYGVLNERRSKIHNVSRLRDVEIAVGDKTELANIKSATIISKKNKVQVYFSSNQDYFEQRKGIYHDPINWSAYPDNAERFIFFAKSALETCVRLKWIPDIIHCNDWQTALIPAFMKNNYAGKFNKTKVVFTIHNFYRQGVFPLEELLKTELSNELKEVFIHKDMMNFLKGGLELSNYITTVSPSYANELLDDTTYGNELNYVLKSKVGYFKGILNGIDDYIWNPRRDKLIHQKLEDDFDDFKISNKVFLQRQFGLPVAPEKPLLGFIPRIGYQKGVSLLIETAEKILNNDLQILLLGQGDNELKIQLAEIEKKYPEKFKAVFAFDEDLSHQIEAGADFLMLPSMYEPCGLNVMYSMKYGTIPIVRHTGGMKDSTENYNDATQTGNSIVFTNYDKKDFSDAISRAVNLYSNKTDFKRIIRNALDKDFSWSGGAKEYDNIYRTIMKE